The genome window CAATTTCACCTATCGCTTGGGGTACTTCCCAACCTCCAACAGAAAGTATTGTAGCATCATTACAAGGTACTGAATATGACACTGGTCTTGATTTAAAAGCATTAAACCAAATTAAAAAATACTTCGAAAGTCTTAGAGAAAAATACGAAGGATACATAGATCCAATTAGTGAAAGAATTGATACTGATGTATTAATGTACCAAATCCCTGGTGGAATGCTTTCTAACTTGATTTCACAATTAAAACAACAAAATGCATTAGACAGATACCAAGATGTATTAGAAGAAATGCCTCGTGTAAGAGAAGATATGGGATTCCCTCCTCTTGTAACTCCAACAAGCCAAATTGTTGGTATTCAAGCTGTAATGAATGTTATAAATGGAGAAAGATACAAAATCGTCTCTAACGAAGTTAAAGAATATATGAAAGGTAACTATGGACGTTCTCCAGCACCAATTAATCAAGAAATTGCTAAAAAAATCATTGGTGATGAAGAGCCTATTGAATGCAGACCTGCAGATTTAATAGAACCAGAATATGAAAAATTCAAAAAAGAAGGGGAAGAGTTAGGAATAATCAAAAAGGAAGAAGACATTCTTACTCTTGCAATGTTGCCTCCAGTTGCTAAACAGTTTTTAAAAGGTGAACTTGAAGAAGAACCATTCCCTGAGGCTCATAAAATTGGAGACTCTGGTGAAAGTGATTTTGGAGCCATTCCAACCGAATACTCTGTAGAAGTTGATGGAGATGTTTTTGATGTTAAAATCATGCCTACCGGATACTTACAAATCGAAGCGAATAAGGATGGAAACATAGGACCAATAACAGGTGCGCTTACTGCATCTATGCAGGGTATGGTACTTAAAATCAAAGTGAATACTGGAGATAAAATCCAAAAGGGCACTGTAGTTGCAGTTCTTGAGGCTATGAAAATGGAAAACGATATCTATGCTGAAGAAGACGGTATTGTAGAACAAATCTTCATAGAGGAAGGAGATACTGTAAATGCAGGAGACAACTTAATGTTGATTAAGCCTTTAGAGGAATAATGGTAATCATTTTACCATTTTTTTATTTTTTTTATTTTATTAAAATATTTTCAATCTCCCTACACCTTTTTAATCACTTAAAACCACTAAAACACAAATCGTTAATAAATTATTAGTTCCTTTCAATGAAATATTCAAGTTTAATAAAACTATTTCTTTAAATTTAAAATTAGAAAGAGCTGGAAAAAATAATAAAGAGAACTAAAATATAATATTATCCATTTCCAATTCCTAAAAAGAAATAATCATAAGTATTATCTAATGTATCTGGAGCCATCCAAGGATAAGTTTTAGCTAAATATTCTTTTATTTCATCACAACGTGTAATTACATCTGCTTTATTTGCAAATTTCTGAGATCTGAAATAATCATTTAAATCATCACTAATCTCACGAGATTCCTCATATAAGTACATTAAATGAGCTGTTGGAACATTAGGTAAAATATCATGAAGTATTTCAACAGGAATTAAATCAAAATGATTAGCAATTGCAAAATTAAAAATCACATTTAGCAATAAATCTTTTGTATCAAGAACAAAACGCTTTTGAATAGAATCTGCTTGTTCTTTAGAAATTACTCCATCTTTTAAAGCTCTGTCTACATCTGTTTCAACAACTATCTGAAAAGATTGATTATATTTACCTTGTTTTAATCGAATAGCAAATATGACCATAGAAATAATCGATAAAGAAGCACATATTAGAGAAATTATTTCTAATAAATCAGATTTAAGATAGAACTCATTATAAATCCATAAAACAATAGCTAACATGATAAAAAATCTTGAAATGAATGCTAAGTTTAAACTTGGAAGTTTCATATTTTCACATATAATAGTTATAATTAGTCCTATTTATAAATTTGGTAAAAATTATTAAATCTTAATTAGGTTTATTTATAAATCTAGTAAAAATTATTAAATCTTAATTAGCTTTATTTATAAATCTAGTAAAAACTATTAAATCTTAATTAGCTTTATTTATAAATTTGATTTATATAAAATTGATTATTTCCTACTGTCTATTATTCTCTAAAAAGTCACGAATCATTGTATTTGCAACATCTCGAACTTCAATTAAAGGAATATCTTGTTCTACAGATATTCTACGTAAATCTTCATATTCTGCCCTATGGGAAATTATTTCATCACCAATTAAACCTATTTTAAAGTTTATTGTATAAACATGATTCCCTACATTAATATCTAAAGGAACAAATTGCCTCTCAGCAACTCCCCTATGAGTATTTTCAGAAATTCTAATACCTAAAGTACCAGTCTCTTTAAATAAAATATTAACTAAATGATCAACTAAATTTGGCTTAGAAATAATCTTTATTAAATGCCCTGGCCTATTTTTCTTCATAGTAATAGGAACCATAGAAACATCAGAAGCTCCTTCGATTAATAATAAATCAAACAAGAACCCTAATTCCTCTCCAGACATATGGTCAATATTTGTTTCAATAACTGAAATTCTATGTTTTTCATTTGTCTCTTTTGACTTAATAACTCTTAATATATTTGGGAAATCAAAATCTTTTGAACCACAGCCATATGCAATTTCTTCAGGAGACAAGATCGGAGCAAATTCTAAAAATTCATCACAAAGTTCCATATATAAAGCACAGCCAGTAGGTGTTGCAAGTTCACTATTTATAGGACCTCCAATACATTTAGCTTCTCCTTTTGAAAAGTCTCCAAATTCATCATCACTTAATCCTTTAAGAATATCTATAGTTGCAGGAGCTGGAACTGGGATTATACCATGAGCAGTTTTAACTACTCCTCCACCTACTGCAATAGGAAGTCCAACTACCTTATCTTTATCCATACCTAAGTCATAATAAGCACAAATAGAACCTAAAACATCCGCAACTGCATCTGCAGCCCCAACTTCATGAAAATGAACCTCTTCAAGAGTTTTACCATGAACTTTTGATTCAGAAATAGCTATTCTCTTAAATACCAATTTAGCCCTTTCAACCATTTCATCAGTTAAATTTTCAATATCTGCAAATTTTAAAAGGTCAATTTTTTCTATAAACTCTGGAAAATGAATGTGATGATTGTGTTCATGCTCTTCATTAATAGTTTTTACATTACAAAATGTAGCATCAATTCCAGCTTTATTTACTTTAGTTAAAGATACTTTCACCTCACCAAAGTCAATTGCTACATCTTCCATAAGATTTTTTATTTTTTCACCATCAGCTCCTAAATCTACTAGAGCTCCAATAATCATATTCCCAGAAATTCCTGCATTCTGAGGATCTATAATATAAGCCATAAAATTACTTCCTTAAGTTTTAAAAAATCATAATAAATATTAATAAAAATGAAAAGTTATTTATATTAAATTTTCTAATAATATCTGAACTAATATATATAATTACAATTAAATAATATTTGTTATAAAAATATATCTATTAAAATATTTTAATCGATTAAGAATTATAAAAGTCAATTAGAAATAAAAATTCAAAAAAGATTAATATTGTATAATAATTAAAATTTAAAAAAGAGGAATCTGATGGCTAAAAAAAATAAAAACATTAAAGAAATCAAAAGCATCAAAAATAAATTATTAAATGGGGAATTGATAAAAAATGAAGATGTTTTGTATATTAATAATCCAAATTATTTTTTAACATTCAGCGATTTAGAAATTAGTGATGGAATCGATATAATTGAAAATATTATGGTTCTATCAGATGATTATATAAGCTTTAATAGGCAAAATGAAGATGAAACATTAACAGATGTTGAATTGATGGAAATTACTGAAGAGTATAAAGAAAATAAAGCTATTGATGGAGGGTATATTTGCCAAAGCTTTGATAAAATAGACTATATAATTAATTCTTACAATGACATAACTGTTATTACAGTAATTTCTAATGATCTTGAAGTTCAAGAATTCTTTAATGAATTAAAAGTAGTAAATAGTTGGAAAGGATTTAACAATGCAAAGGTTGATTTTGGACAAATAATCCTATTAAACCATGCATTTAGTCCAAAATTACTTATACAGCTTTATAAAACAGCTATTAAACAAAAAACTAAATTCTTTGAATCTCTTCATCTGCCAATACATATAAACAATATTTTAAATAATGAAGATTTCTTAGTTATTGCATCCAATCTTCCAGAAGAAACTTTAAACCAAGATTATATTATGGAAATTGGTTTAGATATAACCAATATGGAATATGAAGATGATAATATAGATTTAGATGAATTTATTGAAAGAATTGAAGATGCAGTTGTTATAAGCTGTGAAGATGCATTAGAAAAGATTAATTTAAAAATGGGAATATTAGATTATCTAGTTAGCAAAGGTATTCTTATTGGAGATTTAATTGAAGTGGGAACAAGCCTTTTAGAAGATGTAGAAGCAAGTGATGAATTAAAAGAAAAATTAGAAAACCAACTACTTAAATCAATAAGTGATAGAAACATTAACGCTCTTTTAATGGGAGCTATTAGAATGGAAGAAGACATCCAAAAAGGAAGAGTTCGTGAAATAAGCTTAAATGAAAAACTAATTCATTTCTATCCAGATGAACTTATTGGTGCTACAATTGCTAATCAAATAGCTGGAACAAAAGCTATATTAAACTTTAGAAGATATTCTAAAAATAAACCTGGAATATTATATGGATTAGGACCAATTTTGTCAAATACTTTTGCTGGTTTAATTGCAGGCTCCATAACCAAGACACTTGAAGAATGAAATTATTAAATAATAGATTGGCAGATTTGATGATATGAAAGAAAAGAACAATGATGATTATTTTGAAAAACAAAATCCTTCTATCCTACGTTCAATAGGGGGATTATTAACTTTTTCAACAATCCTACCTTTAAATATTTACACAACAATTGATGAAATGGCAAAAATTACTTGGTTTTGGCCAATTATAAATGGAATTATAGGGCTAATAGCTACAATTATTGCTTTTATATTAATAGAATACATACATTTTGATGCATTATTGATAGCCACCATAGTTTATGGATTTTTATTAATTATTAATGGATTTAACCATTTTGATGGGCTGATGGACTTTGGTGATGGGATAATGGTTCATGGAAGTCCTGAAAAAAAATTAAGTACTATGAAAGACCCTATGACTGGTGTTGGTGGAATAGTTAGTGGATTTATAGTAGGAACCATTACAATTGCATCATATTGTTCTCTGATTGATTATGCATATGCAATTAACTTAGATTTAATTTTATTAATTATAGTTGCAGAAATTTCTGCTAAAATAGGATTAACAACTTGTTGTATAAGTTCTAACCCATCAGAGGATGGGATTGGAAAATACTTCATTAAGTATATGAACTTTAAAAATTATGTTTTTGGATTAATTATTTCCTTTTTAATTTCTCTATTACTTAGTTCAACTATAGGATTCCAAATAGGTATTATGGGTATTATTGGTGGAGCATTTGGTGGTGCTTTAACTTCATTAATTGCAAACAAACATCTTAAAATTGCAAATGGAGATGTTCTTGGAACTTCTAATGAATTAGCTAGGCTTTTCTCATTACTAGCAATGTTAATTGTAATTTCAACAAGTTTTACTACCTTAATCTAATCAAACAGATTTTAAACAGTTTTAATACCTAATTTAATACTAAAAATAGTATTTTAAGAAAGTTAGTGCTTATAAATTGAAAAAATATTAAAAAATGATTATATAGACTCCCAGATTTTTCACATTTTTACAGGCTTTTGTAGGTCTGTTTTTGTGGTTTAACCTTGTAATGTGATGATTCAGCTAAAACAACATTTAAATATACTGTTCTTTTTATCGTGTGTATATTTGTGTATATTTCACATGTTGAGTCCATCTTCAGATATGGAAGTCTTCTATTTTGCCTCTTATTTGGTTTTTATTTTTACTATGAAAAATCATAGGATATTGAAAACATAGAAAATAATAACAAAAAATACCCTAATTTTTAAAAAAAATCTAGGATTCTAATTTATTTTAATAATCATATAATTTCTTTGCAATTTCATTTAATATAAAAAAACAAAAAATAGCAAAATTAGATAAATTTCTAAAAGTGCAAAGATATAGCTTATCAAAATAAAATATAAGAAAAAATATATATTAAATTAAAAAATATTAATAAGGCTTTGGAATAACTGTTTTAATGCCATTTATGTCTTTAACATAAGCATCTATACCATATACTTCTTTTATAGTGTTAACATTAATAATATCTTCACCACCACAACTAAAAACCTTTCCATCTTTTAGTAGTATAAATTTATTAGAATATCTTAATGCTAAATTTATATCATGTAAGACAATTATTGGAGTTATTTTTTTATCTTTTGCTATTGTTTTAAGTAAATTCATTACATCATATTGATTTTTTAAATCCAAGTCACTTGTAGGTTCATCAAGAAGAAGAATTTCAGGATCTTGAACAAGTGCACGAGCTAAAACAACTTTTTGTAACTCCCCTCCACTAAGTTCATTAATATATCTTAATGCATATGAGTTTATATTTAATAATTTCATCATATTTTTTGTTATTTCAATATCTTTTTCTGATACATTCCATGTTATATATGGTCGTCTGCCTAATAAAATAGCATCAAAAACAGTTGACCTTTCAACTGAAAATTTTTGTGGTACATAAGCAATTTTCTGTGCTATTTTAAAGTTGTCAATATTTTTAATATCTTCATCATTTAAAGAAATAGAACCACTTTCATAATTTAATATTTTATTTATACATTTTAAAAGTGTAGATTTTCCAGATCCGTTAATTCCTAAAATAGAAACAAAATCTCCCTCTTCAACTGTAAAATCTATTCCTTTTAATATTTTCATATCTTTATACGAAAACTCCATATTATTAACTGATAAAAGCATATAATCACTTAATACCTCATTTTTATAATTATATAAAGAAACATAGGGGCTCCCATAAATGCAGTTATTATACCTACAGGTAAAATAATTGGTGCTAGAATTAATCTTGATAATGTATCTGAGATTAATAAAATCAAAGCCCCTAATAGTCCTGATGATGGAATTAAAAATCTATGGTCATTACCAAGAATTCGTCTCATAATATGTGGAGCTATTAATCCTACAAATCCAATAACCCCTAAAAAAGCAACAGTTAATGCAGATGTGAAAGAAGATAATAATAAACCAATTAATCGAATTTTTTCAGTGTTAATTCCAAAACTTTTAGCAGTAGTCTCTCCTGCAGAAAGACTATTATAATCCCAAGAATGATAAATAAAATAACTTATACTTGGAATAAGTATTATCAACATAATCCAAAAATCATTCCAAACAGCCCTACTAACATCCCCAAATGTCCAAAATATAGTTGCAGCAACTTGAGTATCACTAGCAAAATACTGTAAAAACATAGTTCCTGCTGAAAATAATGCACTCATTGCAACTCCAGCAAGTATCATTACTTCAGGAGCTAA of Methanobrevibacter olleyae contains these proteins:
- the cobS gene encoding adenosylcobinamide-GDP ribazoletransferase, with protein sequence MKEKNNDDYFEKQNPSILRSIGGLLTFSTILPLNIYTTIDEMAKITWFWPIINGIIGLIATIIAFILIEYIHFDALLIATIVYGFLLIINGFNHFDGLMDFGDGIMVHGSPEKKLSTMKDPMTGVGGIVSGFIVGTITIASYCSLIDYAYAINLDLILLIIVAEISAKIGLTTCCISSNPSEDGIGKYFIKYMNFKNYVFGLIISFLISLLLSSTIGFQIGIMGIIGGAFGGALTSLIANKHLKIANGDVLGTSNELARLFSLLAMLIVISTSFTTLI
- the oadA gene encoding sodium-extruding oxaloacetate decarboxylase subunit alpha, with the translated sequence MKVKITETAFRDAHQSLLATRMRTRDMLPIAEEMDKVGYHAIEAWGGATFDTCIRFLNEDPWERLRILKENFTKTPLQMLLRGQNLLGYKHYADDIVTKFVEKSYESGIDIFRIFDAMNDTRNMEQSIKVAKAQGAHVQGTISYTISPVHTVDKFVEFAKELEALECDSIAIKDMAGLINPATVYELVIRLKEETDLLVNLHSHCTSGITPISYYAACQAGVDILDTAISPIAWGTSQPPTESIVASLQGTEYDTGLDLKALNQIKKYFESLREKYEGYIDPISERIDTDVLMYQIPGGMLSNLISQLKQQNALDRYQDVLEEMPRVREDMGFPPLVTPTSQIVGIQAVMNVINGERYKIVSNEVKEYMKGNYGRSPAPINQEIAKKIIGDEEPIECRPADLIEPEYEKFKKEGEELGIIKKEEDILTLAMLPPVAKQFLKGELEEEPFPEAHKIGDSGESDFGAIPTEYSVEVDGDVFDVKIMPTGYLQIEANKDGNIGPITGALTASMQGMVLKIKVNTGDKIQKGTVVAVLEAMKMENDIYAEEDGIVEQIFIEEGDTVNAGDNLMLIKPLEE
- a CDS encoding phosphatidylglycerophosphatase A family protein, whose protein sequence is MAKKNKNIKEIKSIKNKLLNGELIKNEDVLYINNPNYFLTFSDLEISDGIDIIENIMVLSDDYISFNRQNEDETLTDVELMEITEEYKENKAIDGGYICQSFDKIDYIINSYNDITVITVISNDLEVQEFFNELKVVNSWKGFNNAKVDFGQIILLNHAFSPKLLIQLYKTAIKQKTKFFESLHLPIHINNILNNEDFLVIASNLPEETLNQDYIMEIGLDITNMEYEDDNIDLDEFIERIEDAVVISCEDALEKINLKMGILDYLVSKGILIGDLIEVGTSLLEDVEASDELKEKLENQLLKSISDRNINALLMGAIRMEEDIQKGRVREISLNEKLIHFYPDELIGATIANQIAGTKAILNFRRYSKNKPGILYGLGPILSNTFAGLIAGSITKTLEE
- the larC gene encoding nickel pincer cofactor biosynthesis protein LarC, with the translated sequence MAYIIDPQNAGISGNMIIGALVDLGADGEKIKNLMEDVAIDFGEVKVSLTKVNKAGIDATFCNVKTINEEHEHNHHIHFPEFIEKIDLLKFADIENLTDEMVERAKLVFKRIAISESKVHGKTLEEVHFHEVGAADAVADVLGSICAYYDLGMDKDKVVGLPIAVGGGVVKTAHGIIPVPAPATIDILKGLSDDEFGDFSKGEAKCIGGPINSELATPTGCALYMELCDEFLEFAPILSPEEIAYGCGSKDFDFPNILRVIKSKETNEKHRISVIETNIDHMSGEELGFLFDLLLIEGASDVSMVPITMKKNRPGHLIKIISKPNLVDHLVNILFKETGTLGIRISENTHRGVAERQFVPLDINVGNHVYTINFKIGLIGDEIISHRAEYEDLRRISVEQDIPLIEVRDVANTMIRDFLENNRQ
- a CDS encoding ABC transporter ATP-binding protein — encoded protein: MLLSVNNMEFSYKDMKILKGIDFTVEEGDFVSILGINGSGKSTLLKCINKILNYESGSISLNDEDIKNIDNFKIAQKIAYVPQKFSVERSTVFDAILLGRRPYITWNVSEKDIEITKNMMKLLNINSYALRYINELSGGELQKVVLARALVQDPEILLLDEPTSDLDLKNQYDVMNLLKTIAKDKKITPIIVLHDINLALRYSNKFILLKDGKVFSCGGEDIINVNTIKEVYGIDAYVKDINGIKTVIPKPY
- a CDS encoding FecCD family ABC transporter permease; protein product: MKLSTESYQDYINRKFIIILILFILLLIVSLFSIKVGATNLSFKEIVLSIFFDTKDSSIIWNIRISRIVVAIVAGIFMGVEGTILQCVLRNPLASPYTMGISQGAAFGASFSIIILGAGTLYSSQADAVILNNPYLTVFFAFLGALIGVVAIIIISKIRNLAPEVMILAGVAMSALFSAGTMFLQYFASDTQVAATIFWTFGDVSRAVWNDFWIMLIILIPSISYFIYHSWDYNSLSAGETTAKSFGINTEKIRLIGLLLSSFTSALTVAFLGVIGFVGLIAPHIMRRILGNDHRFLIPSSGLLGALILLISDTLSRLILAPIILPVGIITAFMGAPMFLYIIIKMRY